A genome region from Labrus mixtus chromosome 9, fLabMix1.1, whole genome shotgun sequence includes the following:
- the brwd1 gene encoding bromodomain and WD repeat-containing protein 3, producing the protein MAKNRNISLLESELYYLITRFLTTGPCRKAAEVLVSELEEYQLLPGRLDWLGNEHPRTYEDMVAATRHIAPDHLLQICKQIGPVLDKEVPSCVPGVHSLLGSGKQSMLRTAKDCVDVRLRASSFAALHRGRPPEKPFNHKKPPHLVKVHRGRELTGVQRYSSINPVSNYEHMRLHRRILGHLSAVYCIAFDRTGLRIFTGSDDCLVKIWSSFDGSLHSTLRGHSAEITDLAVNNENTLIAAGSCDKTIRVWCLRTCAPVAVLQGHSGSITSLQFSPFAKGSKRFMLSTGTDATVCFWQWDVNNINFTDRPHKFIERPRPGVQTVCSSFSPGGIFLATGSTDDVIRIYYLGSGSPEKISELHEHTDKVDSIQFCHSGERFVSGSRDGTARIWKLHQRQQWRSILLNMSATLPGAEHTSDEETYFKPKVTMVAWDRHDNTVITAVNNHLLKVWNSYTGQLLHILKGHEAEVFVLEPHPFDPRIILSAGHDGNIFIWDLLRGENTQHYFNMIEGQGHGAVFDCKFTPDGQRFACTDSHGHLLIFGFGSSKPYDKLPDQVFFHTDYRPLIRDTNGFVLDEQTQQAPHLMPPPFLVDVDGNPHPPRYQRLVPGRENIAAEHLVPQLGYVATSDGEVVEQVISQQTAEHDEVALRRISLLDEAIRHLQEQQDRQNPPVTEAAPGAGAGPEEQADAQGPALVAAPTTPHRVSVNERADVQSPPNVGLRRSGQVEGVRQMHQNAPRSQMATERDLQAWRHRVVVPELATSNYREQEDRRIAKGEEEVALYSAKKRRIMYSCRDDSDDELPNTKKAHSRGDMLDYIDLSCEEGEETASSEDNELEGSDLDSSNDEEEWNSDSSSHTSSEYSDWTADAGINLQPSTPLSSRKRGQRRLSSSEEDEDDKNEGEEEKTQSDEEEKPLKKNKEKAKRAKNNANRRPKARPSVNREVSNEFRPSPWITDVIPRKSPFVPQMGDEVIYFRQGHEAYAEAVSRNELYPINLDKQPWKKMDLRDQEFVKITGIKYEVCPPTLCCLKLTLIDHGTKKITDKSFTIKYHDMPDVIDFLVLRQSYDEALRRNWQPNDRFRSVIDDAWWFGTIVCQEPYQPEYPDSLFQCFKVSWDNGEQEKLSPWDVEPISDDALQPDTEGGCIPVTAAEMSELMYKPQQGEWEERSRDEECERIIAGIDQLITVEIAAPFSGPVDLIQYPSYCTLIAYPTDLGTIRLRLLNRFYRRLSALIWDARYIAHNARTFNEPSSKIAHSAKIITNVLQKFINNQSCTDIMEIYNAVEDMDEDEEEETEAPGTSSGHRLRQRSVEVAPDREGWKEQCKKLLNYIFDCEDSEPFRQPVDPVNYPDYLEIIDTPMDLCTVKRALEVDGYENPVELCKDTRLIFANAKAYTPNKRSKIYSMTLRLSAFFEEQIRTIISEYKSVVKSSDRLRRSQRFRKKMPQQDQASTTTSQRRAALKTQVKVELMSVTKSTSAKVIVSERTRRRESSSSGHSSSDDSKGALSTPESECESELTGSEGLKSLGSLRYHQVRQNARVTRSNRGKQGKKVAESDSEEEEAEEEFDSESEDGEMSSQSSGPRYHSKNIRNTRQTRNGTDTDRKHKEGRAKVNGYSSRSPGRKRRHCRDFKEDQKVRKSLTRKTARAAVNKIKLLEASDEDYEEEEKPKRSSRVHHAARASKRTAVIQSTSDSDEETPSRASQKTKPSRGESKDEEDGNHNGDTMSTKQRALKDHVKTKGKHTSSHVNGHMAKHRKSDNNSVQQEATDNSSGEAEEEGEQEAVSQKSSENRKKRMTSEEEEESKDTEIKTTRQKPVSSGKEDKDHRSQKHPSQNGRNVEDAIIKDSKKKRRNVSSKRQDEQKSASTNKMHCADSEELSDRQRRRTPHKKRLTKNEGCEVPSNDSCEESEAEAKFKRPTRRKSESKRPHHDNSVSDSSEQEYKPKRKVRKKCSSGSSDEQSDKSDNTSNRRCSLRALPKKKYISENSLSEEDSASLNQGKRRSRNKATASWEDGNNKREFHRTSPNKPRYPLSSKRKRIYTSDSDDAAVSKNNETSRSGASTRIKKESKQEESNSNEEDTSSQSDPSDEEEEDVSSSRRMKKNTSKQKHKQKESFSSSNHSSDSESKESSSASENSFASGSNSSPKRRSHRLSVIGERTASRQLRQHRRHSASKEVETDESNGKPHRKRRVNTRNRGKRTVTYHDSE; encoded by the exons ATGGCCAAAAATCGGAACATTTCGCTCCTCGAGTCGG agcTCTATTACTTGATTACTCGTTTTTTGACAACGGGTCCATGTCGTAAAGCAGCTGAG GTCCTGGTGAGCGAACTAGAGGAATATCAG CTCCTGCCCGGGAGACTGGACTGGCTGGGAAACGAGCACCCGAGAACATATGAAGACATG GTTGCAGCCACCAGACATATTGCACCAGATCATTTGCTACAAATTTGTAAGCAGATTGGACCAGTTCTTGATAAAGAGGTGCCATCATGTGTCCCAGGGGTGCACTCTCTCCTTGGGTCTGGAAAGCAGTCAATGCTTCGGACAGCAAAAG actgTGTTGACGTAAGGTTGAGAGCTTCGTCATTTGCAGCCCTTCACCGGGGTAGACCACCAGAGAAGCCTTTTAACCATAAAAAACCTCCCCATCTTG TGAAGGTCCATCGAGGCAGAGAGCTGACAGGAGTGCAACGTTACAGCTCCATCAACCCTGTCAGCAATTATGAGCACATGCGGCTGCACAGGCGCATCCTGGGGCATCTCTCTGCAGTATACTGTATTGCATTTGATCGCACCGGTCTCAGGATCTTCACA ggcTCAGATGACTGTTTGGTGAAGATTTGGTCTTCTTTTGATGGAAGTCTTCATTCGACACTGCGAGGACACTCTGCAGAGATCACAGACTTGGCTGTTAATAACGAAAACACACTGATTGCAGCCGGAAGCTGTGACAAGACCATCCGTGTATGGTGCCTTCGTACTTGTGCTCCTGTGGCAGTGCTGCAGGGGCACAGTGGATCTATTACCTCCTTACAG ttctcaCCTTTTGCTAAGGGCTCAAAACGTTTTATGCTGTCTACTGGAACTGATGCTACAGTCTGCTTCTGGCAGTGGGATGTCAACAACATCAACTTTAC TGATCGGCCACACAAATTTATCGAGAGGCCGAGGCCAGGAGTTCAGACTGTGTGCTCCTCTTTCAGTCCAG GTGGGATTTTCTTAGCAACAGGAAgtactgatgatgtcataagaATTTATTACTTGGGCAGTGGGAGCCCAGAAAAGATATCAGAGCTTCATGAGCACACG GACAAAGTGGATAGCATCCAATTCTGTCACTCAGGGGAAAG GTTTGTGAGTGGAAGTCGAGATGGAACTGCACGTATCTGGAAGCTCCATCAGCGGCAGCAGTGGAGGTCCATCTTGCTCAACATGTCTGCCACTCTTCCAGG TGCCGAACATACGAGTGATGAGGAAACCTACTTCAAACCCAAAGTCACCATGGTAGCGTGGGATCGCCATGATAATACAGTCATCACAGCTGTCAACAACCATCTTCTCAAAGTGTGGAACTCCTACACAGGACAACTGCTACATATCCTGAAA GGCCATGAGGCTGAGGTATTTGTCCTTGAGCCACATCCTTTTGACCCCAGGATCATCCTGTCTGCTGGTCATGATGGGAACATCTTCATATGGGATCTGCTGCGAGGAGAGAACACACAGCATTACTTTAACATG ATTGAGGGCCAGGGTCATGGAGCAGTTTTTGACTGCAAATTCACCCCTGATGGTCAGCGGTTTGCCTGCACAGACTCCCATGGCCATCTACTCATCTTTGGTTTTGGCAGTTCCAAGCCGTATGATAAG CTTCCAGATCAGGTCTTCTTCCACACAGACTACCGACCACTGATCAGGGACACAAACGGCTTTGTGCTGGATGAACAGACACAGCAGGCACCCCATCTCATGCCCCCACCCTTCCTAGTGGACGTGGATGGAAACCCTCATCCTCCAAG GTACCAGCGTCTTGTCCCAGGGCGGGAAAACATTGCTGCTGAACACCTGGTTCCTCAGCTAGGATACGTAGCCACAA GTGATGGAGAGGTGGTGGAGCAGGTGATCAGCCAACAGACTGCAGAGCATGATGAGGTCGCATTAAGACGTATCAGCCTCCTTGATGAGGCTATACGACATCTCCAGGAGCAACAGGACCGGCAGAATCCGCCTGTGACTGAGGCAGCACCAGGGGCTGGAGCAGGGCCAGAAGAGCAAGCTGATGCACAGGGCCCAGCTTTGGTAGCAGCTCCAACCACACCACACAGAG TGTCTGTGAACGAACGAGCCGATGTGCAGTCACCTCCTAATGTGGGTCTTCGCCGCAGTGGACAGGTGGAGGGTGTTAGGCAGATGCACCAGAATGCCCCTCGGAGCCAAATGGCCACAGAAAGAGACCTGCAGGCCTGGAGGCACAGGGTGGTGGTGCCTGAACTGGCAACCAGCAACTACAG ggagCAGGAGGACAGACGAATAGccaaaggagaagaggaggttGCTCTGTACAGTGCAAAGAAAAGACGCATTATGTACAGCTGTCGA GATGATTCAGATGATGAACTTCCGAACACAAAGAAAGCACACAGCCGAGGTGACATGCTGGACTACATTGACTTGTCatgtgaagagggagaggagaccGCAAGCTCAGAG gACAATGAATTGGAAGGCAGTGATTTGGATTCCTCCAATGATGAGGAAGAGTGGAATAGTGACAGCTCAAG CCACACATCCAGTGAGTATTCCGACTGGACAGCAGACGCTGGTATCAACCTACAGCCATCCACCCCTCTGTCATCAAGGAAAAGGGGGCAGCGCAGACTCAGCAGTTCtgaagaggatgaagatgacaagaatgagggagaagaggagaaaacacagagtgatgaggaggaaaaacctctgaagaaaaacaaagagaaggcCAAGAGAGCAAAGAACAATGCAAACAGG CGTCCAAAGGCCCGACCATCAGTCAACAGAGAAGTGTCCAACGAATTTAGACCCTCACCTTGGATCACTGATGTCATTCCCAGGAAGTCTCCTTTTGTTCCTCAAATGGGTGATGAG GTGATCTACTTTCGGCAGGGACATGAAGCTTATGCAGAAGCAGTGAGTCGGAATGAACTGTACCCTATCAATTTAGACAAGCAGCCCTGGAAGAAAATGGACCTGCGG GACCAAGAGTTTGTGAAGATAACTGGGATCAAATATGAAGTCTGCCCTCCAACTCTTTGCTGTCTGAAGCTGACTCTTATTGACCACGGCACTAAGAAAATCACGGACAAGTCGTTTACTATCAA GTATCACGACATGCCTGATGTGATAGATTTTCTCGTGTTGAGGCAGAGTTATGACGAGGCGCTCCGTAGAAACTGGCAACCAA ATGACAGGTTCCGCTCAGTGATTGATGACGCCTGGTGGTTTGGGACTATTGTCTGTCAGGAGCCCTACCAGCCGGAATATCCCGATAGTCTCTTCCAGTGCTTCAAAGTCAG tTGGGACAATGGAGAACAAGAGAAACTGAGTCCATGGGATGTGGAACCCATTTCAGATGATG CCCTGCAGCCAGATACAGAAGGAGGTTGTATACCTGTGACAGCAGCTGAGATGAGTGAGCTGATGTACAAGCCTCAGCAAGGGGAatgggaggagaggagcagggacgAGGAATGTGAGCGAATCATTGCTGGCATAGATCAGCTCATCACTGTtg AGATTGCAGCGCCCTTCTCTGGTCCTGTCGACTTAATACAGTATCCTAGTTACTGCACTCTGATCGCCTATCCTACCGACCTGGGAACCATCAGACTCCGTCTTCTCAACAGATTCTACAG ACGCCTCTCAGCATTAATTTGGGACGCAAGGTATATTGCACACAATGCCCGCACATTCAATGAGCCAAGCAGCAAGATTGCCCACTCTGCAAAAATCATCACAAATGTCCTCCAGAAGTTCATCAA TAATCAAAGCTGCACTGATATCATGGAGATATACAATGCTGTGGAAGACATGGATGAAGATGAG gaagaagaaacagaagcgCCAGGTACATCTTCTGGACACAGACTACGCCAG CGTTCTGTAGAGGTAGCTCCTGACAGGGAAGGCTGGAAGGAACAGTGCAAGAAACTGCTCAACTACATATTCGATTGTGAGGACTCGGAACCATTCAGACAGCCTGTTGATCCTGTTAACTATCCA gACTACCTTGAAATCATTGATACACCAATGGACTTGTGCACAGTGAAAAGGGCCTTGGAAGTAGATGGCTATGAAAACCCTGTAGAGCTGTGCAAAGACACCAGGCTTATATTTGCCAATGCTAAAGCCTACACACCCAATAAACGCTCCAAG attTATAGCATGACTCTGCGGCTCTCTGCATTCTTTGAGGAGCAAATAAGAACAATCATATCGGAGTACAAGAGTGTCGTCAAGAGCAGTGATAGACTTCGCCGCAGTCAGCGGTTCCGCAAGAAAATGCCGCAGCAGGATCAGGCCTCCACAACAACAAG tcaaaggAGAGCTGCTTTAAAAACTCAGGTAAAAGTGGAGTTGATGTCAGTGACCAAATCTACCTCAGCCAAAGTGATAGTTTCTGAGAGGACCAGGAGGCGTGAAAGCAGCAGCTCAGGTCACAGCTCCTCGGATGACTCCAAAGGTGCTTTATCTActccag AATCTGAATGTGAGAGCGAGCTGACTGGATCAGAAGGGTTGAAAAGTCTGGGTTCCTTAAGGTATCATCAAGTCAGACAGAATGCTAGAGTTACAAGAAGCAACCGTGGCAAGCAAGGGAAAAAGG TTGCAGAGAGTGAtagtgaagaagaggaggcagaggaagagtTTGACAGTGAAAGTGAAGATGGAGAGATGTCCTCCCAGTCTTCAGGTCCTCGTTACCACAgtaaaaacatcagaaacacacGGCAGACCAGAAACGGcactgacacagacaggaaacataAAG AAGGCAGAGCCAAGGTGAATGGTTACAGCAGCAGGTCGCCTGGCAGGAAGAGACGTCACTGCCGGGACTTTAAGGAAGATCAAAAGGTTAGGAAGTCACTAACGAGAAAAACAGCACGGGCAGCCGTGAACAAAATCAAACTCCTTGAGGCGTCTGATGAAGACtacgaggaagaggagaagccAAAAAGGAGCAGCCGTGTGCACCACGCAGCCCGGGCTAGCAAACGCACGGCGGTGATTCAGAGcacttctgattctgatgaagAGACGCCATCAAGGG CTTCGCAAAAAACAAAGCCATCACGAGGCGAATCCAAGGATGAGGAAGACGGCAATCACAACGGAGACACAATGTCCACTAAACAGAGAGCATTAAAAGATCACGTCAAGACGAAGGGAAAAC ATACATCGTCTCATGTGAACGGGCACATGGCAAAGCACCGCAAGTCTGACAACAACTCAGTACAACAGGAAGCCACTGACAATAGCTCCGGAGAGgctgaagaggagggggaacaAGAGGCAGTGTCTCAGAAATCCtctgaaaacaggaagaagaggatgacaagtgaggaggaagaggagtcaaAGGACACTGAAATCAAGACCACGCGTCAAAAACCCGTAAGCTCAGGCAAAGAGGACAAGGACCACAGGTCTCAAAAACATCCATCCCAAAATGGAAGAAATGTGGAGGATGCCATCATCAAAGACTctaagaaaaagagaagaaatgtatCGTCAAAACGCCAAGATGAGCAAAAATCTGCCTCAACTAATAAAATGCATtgtgcagactcagaggagcTTAGTGATCGTCAACGGAGACGCACCCCACACAAGAAACGACTGACAAAAAATGAAGGATGTGAAGTACCGAGTAATGACTCTTGTGAGGAATCTGAGGCTGAAGCTAAGTTTAAGAGGCCtacaagaagaaaaagtgaGTCAAAACGTCCCCATCATGACAACTCGGTGTCCGATAGCTCTGAGCAGGAATACAAGCCCAAGAGGAAGGTAAGGAAGAAATGCTCTTCTGGCTCGTCGGACGAACAGTCGGATAAATCAGACAACACATCAAATAGAAGATGTAGTCTCCGAGCCCTgccaaaaaagaaatacatcagtgagaactctctctctgaggaggaCTCTGCTTCTTTAAACCAAGGTAAACGGAGAAGCCGCAACAAGGCAACAGCATCTTGGGAAGACGGgaacaataaaagagagtttcataGAACCTCCCCCAATAAACCCAGGTATCCGCTGTCTTCCAAGAGAAAACGTATTTACACCTCAGACTCTGACGATGCAGCTGTGTCCAAGAACAATGAAACTAGCCGGTCAGGCGCCTCAACGCGCATCAAAAAGGAATCCAAACAGGAGGAAAGTAACAGCAACGAGGAGGACACATCTTCCCAATCTGATCCCAgcgatgaggaagaggaggacgttAGTAGCTCCAGGAGAATGAAGAAGAAcacaagtaaacaaaaacacaaacaaaaggaaagctTCAGCAGCAGCAATCACAGCTCTGACTCGGAAAGCAAGGAGTCCTCTTCGGCCTCAGAAAACTCATTTGCCTCAGGGTCCAACAGCAGTCCAAAGAGGAGAAGTCACAGACTGTCTGTAATTGGTGAAAGAACTGCCAGCCGCCAGCTGAGGCAGCA